In Deinococcus psychrotolerans, a genomic segment contains:
- the ppk1 gene encoding polyphosphate kinase 1 codes for MNKQTPKPAPSGEHSAPEPKTADLKVADPKKVATPKTAVPKSKGTGKTPPSSVGIETQSTSAVGDSTYLNRELSWLAFNERVLFEAQNESNPLLERLTYAAICGSNLDEFFMVRVAGVHRQIAANVTTKSLDGLLPKEVLNLVRSRTHVMLQGIEKVTRSIFKALQERGVEIGRVKDLGKRARATLREQYLSQIQPVLTPLIVDPSHPFPYISNLSLNLAVLIDAGAGEDPEFARVKVPVGVLPRIVKCGGQLLLLEDVIAEHLSELFRGRMVLRSHVFRVTRNTDYEFDEEEAEDLLATIEDGLRRRRFGSAVRLEVTRDMPVPMLEFLRSRLKLADEDIFELQGPLGTANLMGLPVERPDLQFPTFSPRVPDLGGEDDEGIFHTLSGGDVLLHHPYDSFTNVLAFVQAAANDPDVLAIKQTLYRTGDDPRLIGALRTAAENGKQVVALIELKARFDEQRNISSARQLERVGAHVVYGVSGLKTHGKVTLVVRREGEKLKRYVHIGTGNYNPKTARIYTDLSLLSARDELGEDVAALFNHLTGYAEADYNYLLVAPDTARSGFLKLLEREAANVAAGKPGWARLKFNQLTDPQMIEALYKASQAGVKVQLMVRGVCCLRPGVAGFSENIEVRSLIGRFLEHARIYAFAGDASEHKSHTKASKDRAPDVYFGSADWMSRNLDRRVEVIAPLFDEKQKVKLLSLLDTEWADTRGAWVLAASGEYLKLSGDSSAQAAFMGAEELPTARTLG; via the coding sequence ATGAATAAGCAAACCCCCAAACCAGCGCCGAGTGGGGAGCATTCGGCCCCGGAACCCAAAACCGCAGACCTCAAGGTGGCAGACCCCAAGAAGGTGGCGACCCCCAAAACCGCTGTCCCGAAGAGTAAAGGGACAGGCAAAACGCCGCCCAGCAGCGTGGGCATTGAGACCCAGAGCACCAGCGCGGTGGGTGACAGCACGTACCTCAACCGCGAACTCTCATGGCTGGCCTTTAACGAGCGGGTTCTGTTTGAAGCGCAAAACGAGAGCAATCCCCTGCTGGAGCGCCTAACCTACGCCGCCATCTGCGGCAGCAACCTCGACGAGTTTTTTATGGTGCGGGTGGCGGGCGTCCACCGCCAGATCGCCGCCAACGTGACCACCAAGAGTCTCGACGGCCTGCTGCCCAAGGAAGTGCTGAACTTGGTGCGCTCCCGCACCCACGTGATGTTGCAAGGCATCGAAAAAGTCACCCGCAGCATTTTCAAGGCGCTGCAAGAGCGGGGCGTAGAAATTGGGCGGGTCAAGGATTTGGGCAAGCGGGCGCGGGCCACGTTGCGCGAGCAGTACCTCTCGCAGATTCAGCCGGTGCTGACGCCGCTGATCGTCGACCCCAGCCACCCATTTCCGTATATCAGCAACCTCAGCCTCAATTTGGCGGTGCTGATCGACGCCGGAGCGGGCGAAGACCCGGAGTTTGCCCGCGTCAAGGTGCCGGTGGGCGTGCTGCCGCGCATCGTCAAATGCGGCGGTCAGTTGCTGCTCCTCGAAGACGTGATCGCCGAGCATCTCAGCGAGCTGTTTCGGGGCCGCATGGTGCTGCGCTCGCACGTGTTCCGCGTGACCCGCAACACCGATTACGAGTTTGACGAAGAAGAAGCCGAAGACCTGCTCGCCACCATCGAGGACGGCCTGCGGCGGCGGCGCTTCGGCTCGGCGGTGCGGCTGGAAGTCACCCGTGACATGCCTGTTCCGATGCTCGAATTTCTCAGAAGCCGCCTCAAGCTCGCTGACGAAGACATTTTTGAATTGCAAGGCCCACTCGGCACCGCCAACCTGATGGGCCTTCCCGTCGAGCGCCCCGATTTGCAGTTCCCGACCTTCTCGCCCCGCGTACCCGACCTCGGCGGGGAGGACGACGAGGGCATCTTTCACACCCTGAGCGGCGGCGACGTGCTGCTCCACCACCCCTACGACTCGTTTACCAATGTGCTGGCCTTCGTGCAGGCGGCGGCCAACGACCCCGACGTGCTGGCGATCAAGCAGACCCTGTACCGCACCGGAGACGACCCGCGCCTGATCGGAGCGCTCAGGACCGCCGCCGAGAACGGCAAGCAGGTGGTGGCCCTGATCGAACTCAAGGCCCGCTTCGACGAGCAGCGCAACATCTCCTCGGCGCGGCAGCTTGAGCGGGTCGGGGCGCACGTGGTCTACGGCGTCAGCGGCCTCAAGACGCACGGCAAGGTCACTTTGGTGGTGCGGCGCGAGGGCGAGAAGCTCAAGCGCTACGTGCATATCGGCACCGGCAATTACAACCCCAAGACCGCCCGCATCTACACCGACCTCTCGCTGCTGTCGGCCCGCGATGAGCTTGGAGAAGACGTGGCGGCGCTGTTTAACCACCTGACCGGTTACGCCGAGGCCGATTACAACTACCTCTTGGTGGCCCCCGATACCGCCCGCAGTGGATTCCTGAAACTGCTGGAGCGGGAAGCCGCTAACGTCGCGGCGGGCAAACCCGGCTGGGCGCGGCTCAAGTTCAACCAGCTCACCGACCCGCAGATGATCGAGGCGCTCTATAAAGCCTCGCAGGCAGGCGTCAAGGTGCAACTGATGGTGCGCGGCGTGTGCTGCCTGCGCCCCGGTGTGGCGGGCTTTTCCGAGAACATCGAGGTTCGCAGCTTGATCGGGCGCTTTCTGGAACACGCCCGCATCTACGCTTTTGCCGGAGACGCCAGCGAGCATAAATCCCACACCAAAGCCAGCAAAGACCGCGCCCCCGACGTGTATTTTGGTTCCGCCGACTGGATGAGCCGCAACCTCGACAGGCGGGTGGAAGTGATTGCCCCACTGTTTGACGAGAAGCAGAAAGTCAAGCTGCTGAGCTTGCTCGACACCGAGTGGGCCGACACACGCGGCGCGTGGGTGCTGGCGGCCAGCGGCGAATACCTCAAGCTCAGCGGTGACAGCAGCGCTCAAGCCGCCTTCATGGGCGCGGAAGAATTGCCGACGGCCCGGACTTTGGGGTAG
- a CDS encoding putative toxin-antitoxin system toxin component, PIN family gives MRVVIDTNVIYSALRSESGASNALLQQVGTGQFEMMLSVPLVLEYESVLKREALQIGYTVEDVETLLNYLCAAATSQRIHFLWRPQVRDAKDDMVLELAANAACEYIITFNLRDFNLRDFRGSERFGVQVITPAQFLALLGGST, from the coding sequence ATGCGCGTCGTTATAGACACCAACGTTATTTACTCGGCGCTCAGATCAGAGTCTGGGGCATCTAACGCGCTTCTTCAACAAGTAGGAACTGGACAATTTGAGATGATGCTCTCTGTACCGTTGGTGTTGGAATACGAGAGTGTCCTCAAGCGGGAGGCACTCCAAATCGGTTACACCGTGGAGGACGTAGAAACACTGCTCAATTACTTGTGCGCCGCTGCAACCTCTCAACGCATTCATTTCCTGTGGCGTCCACAAGTGCGTGATGCAAAAGATGACATGGTGCTTGAACTTGCCGCGAACGCCGCCTGCGAATACATCATCACTTTCAATCTCCGCGATTTCAATCTCCGCGATTTTCGCGGCAGCGAGCGCTTCGGCGTTCAGGTGATTACGCCCGCTCAATTTCTCGCTTTGCTTGGAGGTTCAACATGA
- a CDS encoding toxin-antitoxin system HicB family antitoxin — translation MTALSVRLPDSLHLQLKLLAQQEGVSINQLVTLAVAEKVTALKTEDYLLERAAKGNREAFLAVLAKAPKVEPSPEDRLL, via the coding sequence ATGACGGCTCTCAGTGTCCGGCTCCCTGATTCGCTCCATCTCCAGCTCAAGCTCTTGGCCCAGCAGGAAGGCGTGAGCATCAATCAGCTGGTGACTTTGGCAGTAGCAGAGAAAGTCACGGCCCTCAAAACTGAGGACTACTTGCTGGAGCGGGCCGCGAAAGGCAACCGTGAAGCCTTCCTCGCTGTTCTCGCCAAAGCCCCCAAAGTAGAACCCAGCCCCGAGGACCGCCTGCTCTGA
- a CDS encoding helix-turn-helix domain-containing protein produces MSKSVEAKLNPALLTWARETAGLSLDEAARKIGINTEKLEDCERGQRYLTFPQLRTAAGAYKRSLAAFLLPVPPASDPPLSDFRSVNNKRKEDYSGKLLIEIRRAKKRRRDTLELFQLLNREVRSLNLFFTLDADISESAAKVRGWLGVDIETQLAWAGKYTALNNWIGVFEKKDILVFQTSKVDKEEMIGLCVSEDFLPFILLNGKYTPNSKVFTLMHEFVHLVLRKGGVSSDFFDEGFLTDSDHSDIENFCNKVASEILVPSDDLANRFLEGNQTYDNSHISAIASQYCVSSEVILRKMFDMGKIRENTFFAILSDIRNGYRQTAEANKSKKAIVPHYRLIVRDNGKLFSGAVVESLDRGLISASDIGDYLNTNINHYSDIKNASHTKWMDTE; encoded by the coding sequence ATGAGCAAGTCTGTAGAGGCAAAACTAAATCCTGCGCTATTAACTTGGGCGCGGGAAACTGCTGGATTAAGTCTCGATGAAGCAGCAAGAAAAATAGGGATCAACACTGAGAAGTTGGAAGATTGCGAACGTGGTCAGAGATATCTCACCTTCCCCCAACTTAGGACTGCGGCGGGTGCATATAAAAGATCATTGGCAGCTTTTCTACTTCCTGTGCCTCCTGCTTCTGATCCGCCCTTGTCGGATTTTAGAAGCGTCAATAACAAAAGAAAAGAAGATTATTCTGGTAAGCTTCTGATTGAAATACGCAGAGCTAAAAAAAGAAGACGAGATACGCTTGAACTATTTCAACTCCTGAATAGAGAAGTCCGTAGCCTCAACCTATTCTTTACCCTTGACGCCGATATTTCAGAGTCGGCAGCAAAGGTAAGGGGCTGGCTTGGCGTCGATATAGAAACCCAACTAGCTTGGGCCGGAAAGTACACAGCCTTAAATAATTGGATAGGGGTTTTTGAAAAGAAGGACATACTTGTTTTTCAGACGAGCAAAGTAGATAAGGAAGAAATGATCGGTTTATGCGTAAGTGAAGATTTTCTTCCATTTATACTTTTGAACGGAAAATACACTCCCAACTCCAAAGTTTTTACGCTAATGCATGAGTTCGTTCACCTAGTTCTGAGGAAAGGGGGAGTGTCTTCAGATTTTTTCGACGAAGGATTTTTAACAGACAGTGACCACTCGGATATAGAAAATTTCTGCAATAAGGTCGCTAGTGAGATTCTTGTGCCCAGTGATGACCTGGCTAACCGTTTTTTAGAAGGCAATCAAACCTACGATAACAGTCATATTAGCGCTATCGCATCTCAGTACTGTGTTAGCTCGGAGGTTATTTTAAGGAAGATGTTCGATATGGGAAAGATAAGAGAAAACACTTTCTTTGCCATATTATCTGATATTAGAAACGGTTATCGCCAAACAGCCGAGGCTAATAAGTCGAAAAAGGCGATTGTTCCTCATTACCGTTTGATTGTAAGGGACAATGGCAAATTATTTTCTGGAGCTGTGGTTGAGTCACTGGATCGTGGTCTGATAAGCGCAAGCGATATTGGCGACTACTTAAATACTAATATAAACCATTACTCCGATATAAAAAATGCATCACACACAAAATGGATGGATACTGAGTGA
- a CDS encoding DUF4411 family protein, with protein sequence MTTYVIDTNIFIRLYSWNPREIKLYDHIWSAIDGAIKSGSMITDSTVQMELDKHNSPAKEWVKTQMGLVIPMSNEIFVCAQEIMARCPSLVDPESERNHADPFIIAAALIKDGVAVSDEKPRKQQSDRCKVPDACDEFGVKCLNFTAFANEFPWH encoded by the coding sequence GTGACCACTTATGTCATTGATACTAATATATTCATCCGCCTATACAGTTGGAATCCACGTGAGATAAAACTTTACGATCATATTTGGTCTGCAATAGATGGCGCTATCAAATCTGGTAGTATGATAACAGACTCTACCGTTCAGATGGAATTGGATAAACACAACAGTCCTGCAAAAGAATGGGTCAAGACACAAATGGGCCTTGTAATACCGATGTCTAATGAGATATTTGTATGTGCTCAAGAGATAATGGCTAGATGTCCGTCTTTGGTTGATCCTGAATCAGAGCGCAATCACGCAGACCCTTTCATTATCGCAGCAGCTTTGATAAAGGACGGAGTGGCCGTTTCAGATGAAAAACCCCGAAAACAACAGAGCGATAGATGTAAAGTTCCAGACGCTTGTGATGAATTCGGGGTAAAGTGTTTAAATTTCACGGCATTTGCTAATGAGTTTCCTTGGCACTGA